The Plasmodium malariae genome assembly, chromosome: 3 genome window below encodes:
- the PmUG01_03018800 gene encoding conserved Plasmodium protein, unknown function: MNIFSLLFLSILFIKVAHVCGISTNEVLRDKRIEFRNSAKFVINESNLVDKNEKLVGTSLRTYKYYLVKGTTEIRAIFIFDDLNMNKAKVLGIHNEQHEIDILNVQNNMNKLYPLDEISTFSDVIYKERKTFSLETSYSTTSYVLTKFVFNINIEEENDENVMSLLVDNELNMKKKNLQIKIKNDKQEGNNNSNNNNNNSSNGIYRDSNSINLYQKRHPQVFTQFIGIIGSIISLATSIPGAISAISSLFKGSPSPSPPQFLGDENSKLPTYEERKSAYISSAQVKKGGPYKNENRYMYDDNYDEDNDEYDDDYNDEYEDEYEDEYGYY; this comes from the coding sequence atgaacatattcagccttttatttttgtctattttatttattaaagtagCGCATGTATGCGGCATTTCGACAAATGAGGTACTAAGAGACAAAAGAATTGAATTCAGAAATAGTGCTAAATTTGTTATTAATGAATCAAACTTAGtcgataaaaatgaaaagttagTGGGTACTTCACTGAGaacatacaaatattatttggTAAAAGGAACAACTGAGATTAgagctatttttatttttgatgatttaaatatgaacaaagcTAAAGTATTAGGAATACATAATGAACAACATGaaatagatatattaaatgtacaaaataatatgaacaagtTGTACCCATTGGACGAAATTAGTACATTTAGtgatgttatatataaagagaGAAAAACATTTTCATTAGAAACTAGTTATTCAACTACAAGTTATGTGTTAACGAAATTTgtgtttaatataaatattgagGAAGAAAATGATGAGAATGTCATGTCTCTCTTAGTAGACAATGAactaaatatgaaaaaaaaaaatttgcaaataaagataaaaaatgataaacaaGAAgggaataataatagtaataataataataacaatagtagTAACGGTATATACAGAGATTCGAACTCGATAAATTTATACCAAAAAAGACATCCACAAGTTTTTACACAATTTATTGGAATAATTGGAAGTATAATAAGTTTGGCTACCTCTATTCCAGGTGCTATATCAGCTATTTCTTCTTTGTTTAAGGGATCTCCAAGTCCTTCTCCCCCCCAATTTTTAGGTGATGAAAATTCTAAACTGCCTACTTacgaagaaagaaaaagtgCATATATATCATCTGCTCAGGTTAAGAAAGGTGGaccatataaaaatgaaaacagaTACATGTATGACGATAACTATGACGAGGATAATGATGAGTACGACGATGACTATAACGACGAATATGAAGACGAATATGAGGATGAATATggatattattaa
- the PmUG01_03019000 gene encoding conserved Plasmodium protein, unknown function — translation MIRSFLVYLFACFIAATRKKSAPKNDIISFNNLNEEKNLRYYSSGGLSECYMWYYLKEDFFEIFYLGNDDIIRKRKESKKNKIVKKDIVNTRGSSTYSIGNNCILSDNVCTREILILLNTKKATCKFLSSFIVQGNENGEGEKKYITVEYDVSNHIFMINDYITMYIEKNEKRNVYIISKNKKKMVLSKSNLFKVYFDEKYIQHASITYGNGEYELSIRTKEKAGITKILIQLYNKCKPIFYYIIVFIYELLSLFPNRLDIAEESHVKLILKREKGTHLYNERSGNNSVCFIGKKRHIFKRFVDDKKIEQQYLVSYSLNNVIKRNMNHLKTMNCLKDMYITSFQNKYQIQPSKNYDIISDEIIKVRKNIEEVNVHIVVINRESHQKFTSIIFVHKIRNTDVTCFYPVYTDIVERGTNTTTDRTAASCNSTISSCTSSIPFSKKRKRSGIQGSSKLIEREIDQLRNHFYYKSNYYFDDFYLHNYYKINKKINKGEHFILGKRYLCIVHFYDESGRKLLNRNTSDQVKWTLFSKKYNLIIHSLYNFEEYFANYFVPIEKGIHSFQISYKNYPKFYYSVAVSSPIECYIKEIFIMSTLFILPHEKIYYKCYGGSAGKYTVQIFKKHKFLSVIVDNRTVVVTRERNEYVERTQRSSCGINDKENHWVEEYNSDRKNNLHLITLLFCDEKNSNNCFISRLYIVEKINDYSVILEKDTIEINEVTNIYFFMHVYSYTSNSCHRYDDLACLKGKNRESIRSSKKRINGQIKFYSNGVHNTKIGKEEGINYGHSVRYTHFSDKSSILLSSCFNNVHNDIKLKYDKTNIEVINKYSKFLKMPEKFKNACGFIQIKGKREKNANLMEMIYYKGEKIIRKNVFVNVYNKIGALLCQDFVCSKYIKFNQMINLILFNGFDNLPYRINISSESNIDEIVIKENTYLNEHNRNICPLLFKKLFIERKFTNWYYVNEQKKGMYKNIYSSNNGTIFFANSASHYYFKKLYNRKLFEYDFVYNYFLLGKKETTTKVKRKGSKVINYHHTPLHKLMRANDKKYNISASSYEPFFPIKKYYIIYCADGKKNHITSNIIIEMIYNQTKPEIGTKNYCPVHIKYPSSIQITMFDKEVNKLHLINDTKILLYKNTDYYVKTFLIDEHDNVILTNEHFEYTIESYIKNFQLQVCLKDKSYYLEMEEKKRKNVIKTNNKILINCKDDTLNTTLKSKNSTNSVSALPNCTSNVLLLTVTYSYKSDNFSTHFEKYISLHFFDKLYTNYGNLVLFHSPFIYYKLLLICRPSSTPSYPQSLIYSFEGNKQITILTSLEGRSLHVNKRKKYTIVDVDIRSRSGECSTDRITPQVCFPLYINAQHEAEGVLTVRNKLIYETEHIYIGLLVGKMTKVRISLLSTRSEKNKPIPLRIECFSKDNKKFDYIPVQFLKIRLVYDYNKKIRMNRIDLNVKENNTIIKDIRENFQLNDEPILDLFYYINCLFTGKYYIQVEVVYKLNNKYISILSNMVELIIYSKGVLYSERKIVLHPFNQTVEVLFQYDHPYISKVLCISKNSSIVQVQNVIKTDYQQNMYVCSIKTNRNIGKTEVHIYPIFKSYYDMFPISIGGKTFTLEKYDLDFYEIEKYYENYRKHKKCSNNICVKLEKERDIRKLYFFQVDIIVDYIHSMKLFNSGIIYLIINKELNMFVTFYSKIEKRPYEFINFNDVYKYSCISYKLDYFVNSKNVILNDRVEHSSLSWGRSERTLHRLNRGRKQNNKIIYNINDISNHNSNSNSNGNAYSNSDGEKRITTDLVFASDSFLSIKAHKEGSYFLYANLTNDNNNMILSEIYNIVVVKNNLKSKNNGHIVYLSTKGFYKFHYDFHFLKLFNKYYYYPVLSSVKNIHTEHNSNSYYIYYIDKKKKNFKKILINVSDIIGAKINNYYSKYIPLNVIQYFYIDLYNKYVESVLFPLNAKLYLITSHYTILSAKIVNNNHIFIIPHKIGCSFVHIYLKLYKNYKEHNYLFDQNYEYIEIGKIHLCVVKRVKRKYFDKKNMFYYVNRLNNLFNEYNEEFCLQPYVCVNSVLKSNANFGTLLNNSNFHYTYKYLEEQNYIRNVDDLFVSRTKHFSIINDYCTRLKL, via the coding sequence AATGgagaaggagaaaaaaaatacatcaCTGTAGAGTATGATGTGAgcaatcatatatttatgataaatgattatattactatgtatattgaaaaaaatgagaaaagaaatgtatatataatatcgaaaaataaaaagaaaatggtGCTATCAAAAAGTAATCTATTTAAAGTTTACTttgatgaaaaatatatacaacatgCTTCCATCACATATGGTAATGGCGAATATGAACTGTCTATaagaacaaaagaaaaagcagGTATCACAAAGATCCTTATACaactatataataaatgtaaacctatcttttattatatcattgtgtttatttatgaattattgTCGTTATTTCCGAATAGACTGGACATTGCAGAGGAATCTCatgttaaattaattttgaaaagagaaaaaggcACTCATCTGTACAATGAAAGGAGTGGTAATAACTCTGTATGTTTTATTGGTAAGAAGagacatatttttaaacgaTTTGTTGAtgacaaaaaaatagaacagCAATATTTAGTGTCGTACAGTctaaataatgtaataaaacgaaatatgAATCACTTAAAAACTATGAACTGTTTAAAGGATATGTATATTACGAGTTTTCAAAATAAGTATCAAATACAACCAAGTAAAAACTATGATATTATATCGGACGAGATTATAAAAGTtaggaaaaatatagaagaggtaaatgtacatattgtTGTAATAAATAGGGAAAGTCATCAAAAATTTACGTCAATTATATTCGTACATAAAATAAGGAACACAGATGTGACTTGTTTTTATCCTGTGTACACGGATATAGTAGAGAGGGGCACTAATACGACAACTGATAGAACTGCTGCTTCTTGTAACTCGACCATTTCTTCCTGCACTTCATCTATCCCCTTCTCGAAAAAACGCAAACGAAGCGGCATTCAAGGGAGCAGTAAACTAATTGAAAGAGAAATAGATCAATTGAGAAACCACTTTTACTACaaaagtaattattattttgatgATTTTTAccttcataattattataaaataaataagaagaTAAACAAAGGGGAGCATTTTATTCTGGGAAAAAGGTACCTTTGTATTGTGCATTTTTATGATGAAAGCGGAAGAAAATTATTGAATAGAAATACCAGTGATCAAGTTAAGTGGACTCTCTTttcaaaaaagtataatttaattatacattcattatataattttgagGAATATTTCGCTAATTACTTTGTTCCTATAGAAAAGGGAATTCATTCTTTTCAAATATCTTACAAAAATTATCCTAAATTTTACTATAGTGTGGCTGTATCATCTCCCATAGAATGTTACATTAAAGAGATTTTCATAATGTCtactctttttattttaccccATGAAAAAATCTATTACAAGTGTTACGGGGGAAGTGCAGGGAAATACACTgtacaaatatttaagaaGCATAAGTTTTTAAGTGTCATTGTGGATAACAGAACTGTAGTTGTAACAAGAGAAAGAAATGAATATGTTGAGCGTACTCAAAGAAGTAGTTGTGGCATAAATGATAAGGAAAATCATTGGGTAGAAGAATACAACTCAGACAGAAAGAATAACCTTCATTTGATTACCTTACTATTTTGTGATGagaaaaattcaaataacTGTTTTATATCTAGACTATATATTGTAGAGAAAATTAATGATTATTCAGTCATTTTAGAAAAGGATACAATTGAAATTAATGAAGTTacgaacatatatttttttatgcatgtGTATAGTTACACGAGCAATTCGTGTCATAGATACGATGATCTAGCTTGCTTGAAAGGGAAAAATAGGGAAAGTATAAGAAGTagtaaaaaaaggataaatggACAAATAAAGTTTTACTCGAATGGGGTACATAATACTAAGATTGGAAAAGAGGAAGGGATCAATTATGGTCACTCTGTTAGATATACTCATTTCTCTGATAAGAGTAGTATACTCTTGAGTAGTTGCTTTAATAACGTACATAATGATATTAAACTTAAGTATGATAAGACAAATATAGaggtaataaataaatattccaaGTTTTTGAAAATGccagaaaaatttaaaaatgcatGTGGATTTATTCAAATCAAAGgaaaaagagagaaaaatGCAAATTTGATGGAAATGATTTATTAcaaaggagaaaaaataataagaaagaaTGTTTTTgtgaatgtatataataaaataggaGCTCTCTTATGTCAAGATTTTGTGtgtagtaaatatataaaatttaaccAAATGATTAATTTGATATTATTCAATGGTTTTGATAATTTACCATATAGAATAAACATCTCTTCCGAGTCGAATATAGACGAAATcgttataaaagaaaatacatatttgaaTGAACATAATAGAAATATCTGTCctttgttatttaaaaaattatttattgaaaGAAAGTTTACAAATTGGTATTATGTGAACGAACAAAAGAAGGGTATGtacaaaaacatatatagtagtaataatggtACCATCTTTTTTGCAAATTCTGCTTCTCATTactattttaagaaattatataataggaaattatttgaatatgATTTTgtgtataattatttcttacTAGGTAAAAAAGAGACAACTACAAAAGTAAAACGTAAAGGCAGCAAAGTAATAAATTATCATCATACACCTTTACATAAACTTATGCGCGCGAACgataagaaatataatatatctgCAAGTTCTTATGAGCCTTTTTTTCccatcaaaaaatattatatcatttattgTGCTGATGGGAAAAAGAACCATATAACatcaaatataataatagaaatgaTATACAATCAAACGAAACCAGAAATTGGAACAAAGAATTATTGTCCTGTTCATATTAAGTATCCCTCTTCTATTCAAATAACAATGTTTGATaaagaagtaaataaattGCATCTTATAAatgatacaaaaatattattatataagaatacTGATTATTATGTGAAAACCTTTTTAATTGATGAACACgataatgttatattaacGAATGAACATTTTGAATACACAATAgaatcatatataaaaaattttcaactACAAGTATGTCTAAAGGACAAATCATACTATTTAGAAATGGAAGAAAAGAAACGTAAAAAcgttataaaaacaaataataaaatattgataAATTGTAAGGACGACACGTTGAATACAACTCTAAAGAGTAAGAACAGTACAAATAGTGTAAGTGCCTTACCAAATTGTACATCGAATGTGTTATTACTAACTGTTACATATTCGTACAAAAGCGATAATTTTTCTACACATTTtgagaaatatatttctttgcacttttttgataaattGTACACAAATTACGGAAATTTAGTTTTGTTTCATTCTCCTTTTATTTACTATAAGCTTCTTCTTATATGTAGACCAAGCTCTACACCATCATACCCCCAAAGTTTGATATATTCCTTTGAAGGGAACAAACAAATTACTATCCTGACCTCACTTGAGGGAAGAAGCTTACACGTTAATAAAAGGAAGAAGTATACCATAGTGGATGTGGACATAAGAAGTCGAAGCGGTGAGTGTAGTACTGATAGGATCACCCCACAGGTGTGCTTCCCATTGTACATTAATGCACAGCACGAAGCGGAGGGCGTCCTCACAGTAAGAAACAAATTGATATACGAAacagaacatatatatattggttTGTTGGTCGGAAAAATGACGAAAGTAAGAATATCCTTATTATCTACCcgttcagaaaaaaataagccAATACCTTTAAGGATCGAATGTTTTAGTAAagacaataaaaaatttgactATATTCCagtacaatttttaaaaataagattaGTTTATGATTACAACAAGAAGATAAGAATGAATCGTATAGATTTAAAtgtaaaggaaaataatacCATAATTAAGGATATAAGAgaaaattttcaattaaatGATGAGCCAATTttagatttattttattacattaattGCCTGTTCACAGGTAAGTACTATATACAGGTGGAAGTAGTATATAaactaaataataaatatatttctattttatccAATATGGTcgaattaattatttactcAAAGGGGGTATTATATAGCGAAAGAAAAATAGTCCTTCATCCTTTTAACCAAACAGTTGAAGTATTATTTCAATATGATCATCCATATATATCCAAAGTTTTATGTATATCCAAAAATAGCTCAATAGTACAAGTacaaaatgtaataaaaacagATTATCAGCAAAATATGTACGTTTGTTCTATAAAGACTAATAGAAATATAGGCAAAAcagaagtacatatataccctatatttaaaagttatTATGATATGTTTCCTATATCCATTGGGGGAAAAACATTTACTCTTGAAAAATATGATCTAGATTTTTacgaaatagaaaaatattacgaAAATTATCGTAAGCATAAAAAATGTAGTAACAATATTTGTGTAAAAttggaaaaagaaagagacATACgaaaactttatttttttcaagtcGATATAATTGTTGATTATATACATTCTATGAAACTTTTTAACAGTGGCATTATTTATCTTATCATTAACAAGGAGTTAAATATGTTTGTTACCTTTTATAGCAAAATAGAGAAACGTCCTTACGAgttcataaattttaatgatgTTTATAAATACTCATGCATTTCGTATAAACTAGATTATTTTGTTAACAGCAAAAATGTAATCTTAAATGATAGGGTCGAACACAGCTCCTTGTCTTGGGGACGAAGTGAACGAACGCTTCACAGGCTTAATAGGGggagaaaacaaaataataaaataatatataatataaatgatattagtaatcataacagtaacagtaatagtaatggTAATGCTTACAGCAACAGTGATGGTGAGAAGAGAATAACCACAGACTTGGTATTCGCCTCAGATTCCTTCCTGTCAATTAAAGCACACAAGGAAGGGAGCTATTTCCTGTATGCAAACCTAACGAATGATAATAACAACATGATATTATCTGAAATTTACAATATCGTTGTTGTTAAGAACAATTTaaagagtaaaaataatGGTCATATTGTGTACTTAAGCACAAAaggtttttataaatttcattatgattttcattttttgaaattatttaacaaatattactattatccTGTATTATCAtcagtaaaaaatatacacacaGAGCATAACTCGAATtcatactatatatattacatagataaaaaaaaaaaaaattttaaaaaaatattaattaatgtaTCAGATATTATTGGggcaaaaataaataattattattccaAATATATTCCGTTGAATGttattcaatatttttacattgatttatataataagtaCGTTGAAAGCGTTTTGTTTCCTTTAAATGCAAAGTTGTACCTCATTACTTCGCATTATACTATTTTGTCAGCtaaaattgttaataataatcatatttttatcataccACATAAAATAggttgttcatttgttcacatatatttaaaattgtacaaaaattacaaggaacataattatttatttgatcaaaattatgaatatattgaaataggGAAAATTCATTTATGTGTTGTAAAGCGTGTGAagagaaaatattttgataaaaaaaatatgttttattatgttaaCAGGTTGAATAATctatttaatgaatataatgaaGAATTCTGTTTACAGCCCTATGTATGTGTAAACTCTGTCCTTAAGTCAAACGCTAATTTTGGtacattattaaataattcaaattttcattacacttataaatatttggaagaacaaaattatatcagAAATGTCGATGATCTTTTCGTATCACGGACGAAGCACTTTTCAATTATTAATGATTATTGCACACGGTTGAAGTTGTGA
- the PmUG01_03018900 gene encoding tRNA N6-adenosine threonylcarbamoyltransferase, putative — MKNAVKNIALCLFIFLNLFPCSYNSYKIDNIRIKNPQFSDVLERTVKKINKYIEDNNDNYDICKYKKIPRILIERNKLKDNKKTKYIVGIENTCDDTCICIIDSNLNIIKNIIISHFKVVHKYEGVYPFFISSINNLFLKPYVQKALEGIDTKKIHCFGLSVCPGIAKNMDVAKNYIGEIQNKMDNIKISSVNHIFAHILSPLFLNFYDDKKTFTNNSEYRKEYINSCINQSLINWNVQDTIKKDKEQMDKVKGILQVLNSNNVTRQKLKVLSAEEFLNYGSYVIKKEDEKEEVEDEDARVDIGEDRKNISEIKTNDNLKNVQRGGYLTDGYVCILVSGGSTQVYMIRKNKKNDINVSKISQTVDISIGDIIDKIARYLQLPVGLGGGPFLEKKSEEFISELKKQKINEEACKDPFQPFPLPFSSNNIVDFSFSGIFNHMKKIIIELKKEESFEKEKDRYAYFCQKNIFKHLLKQINKIMYFCELHFNIKNLCIVGGVGCNNFLFESLKNMALSRSKTENQIKEYRKLKKRLKKKVNKIEDINYLNSKMSKNIIRNENAISSSEAWDIYLKYLLKKKTKDSILSSLKLLNFEEFSELKEKGYFLFERDIFITPNSSSWSVYKTPTNLSRDNAAMICFSTFLNLHNNVNIHEDPSEIKIKSTVKTKLENNFLLFSDIIVFDVFLEYLNNKKN, encoded by the exons atgaaaaatgctGTCAAAAACATTGCTTTGTGTTTATTCATCTTTTTGAATCTTTTCCCGTGTTCATACAATTCGTACAAGATTGATAatataagaattaaaaaCCCACAATTCAGCGATGTTTTGGAAAGGAcagtgaaaaaaattaataaatacattgaAGATAACAATgataattatgatatatgtaaatacaaaaaaattccGAGGATTTTAATAGAAAGGAATAAACtgaaagataataaaaaaacaaaatatatagttgGTATAGAAAACACTTGTGATGATACttgtatttgtataattgATTCTAACCttaacataattaaaaatattatcatttccCATTTCAAAGTTGTTCATAAGTACGAAGGTGTGTATCCATTTTTCATTAGCTCAATTAATAACCTGTTCTTAAAGCCCTATGTGCAGAAGGCTTTGGAGGGAATTG ATACGAAGAAAATTCACTGCTTTGGTTTGAGCGTGTGTCCAGGTATAGCAAAAAATATGGACGtagcaaaaaattatataggggagatacaaaataaaatggataatataaaaataagctccgtaaatcatatatttgcACACATCCTTTCAccattatttctaaatttttatgacGATAAAAAAACGTTCACAAATAATAGCGAGTACAGaaaggaatatataaatagttgCATAAATCAAAGCCTTATTAATTGGAATGTCCAAGatactataaaaaaggataaggAGCAAATGGACAAAGTAAAAGGTATTCTACAAGTTTTAAACAGTAATAATGTAACTAGACAGAAGTTGAAAGTTTTGAGCGCGGAAGAATTTTTGAATTATGGATcttatgttataaaaaaggaggaCGAAAAGGAAGAAGTTGAAGATGAGGATGCACGAGTAGACATAGGAGAAGACAGGAAGAACATAAGCGAAATAAAGACAAATGACAATTTAAAGAACGTGCAAAGAGGGGGGTACTTAACAGATGgatatgtttgtattttaGTTTCAGGGGGTAGCACGCAAGTGTACATGAttcgaaaaaataaaaaaaatgatattaacgTCAGCAAAATATCACAAACAGTTGATATATCTATAGGAGATATAATTGATAAAATTGCAAGATATCTTCAACTACCTGTGGGTTTAGGGGGAGGTCCCTTTCTTGAAAAGAAATCAGAAGAATTTATTtcagaattaaaaaaacaaaaaattaatgaagaaGCTTGTAAAGATCCTTTTCAGCCTTTTCCTTTACCGTTCTCTTCTAACAACATAGTTGATTTTTC CTTTTCAGGCATTTTTAACcacatgaaaaaaattataatcgagctaaaaaaagaagaatcatttgaaaaagaaaaagacaGATATGCATATTTCTGCcagaaaaacatatttaagcATTTATTGAAACagattaataaaataatgtatttttgtgagcttcattttaatataaaaaacttaTGCATAGTAGGTGGGGTAGGATGtaacaattttttgtttgaaagtttaaaaaatatggctTTAAGTAGAAGTAAAACCGAAAATCAGataaaagaatatagaaaattgaaaaaaagattaaaaaaaaaggtaaacaAAATTGAAgacataaattatttgaattcaaaaatgtcaaaaaatataatacgtAATGAAAATGCGATAAGCTCATCTGAAGCTTGggatatttatttaaaatatctcttaaaaaaaaaaacaaaggaCAGTATTTTATCAtccttaaaattattaaattttgaagAATTTTCGGAGCTAAAGGAAAAAGggtattttctttttgaaaGGGATATTTTCATAACTCCAAATTCAt CCTCGTGGAGTGTGTACAAGACCCCCACAAATCTTAGCAGAGACAATGCAGCTATGATTTGTTTTAGCACCTTTCTGAATCTGCATAATAACGT caaTATTCATGAAGACCCATctgaaattaaaattaagtCAACAGTGAAAACAAAGCTGGAAAATAATTTCCTTCTCTTTTCGGATATCATTGTTTTTGATGTATTTTTGGAGTatcttaataataaaaaaaattaa